CGCGGCACGCTGGCCTTGCAGAACTCGATGTAGCGGCCGACGGCTTCGCGCGCGCGCGCCGCCTTGCCCAGCTTTTCCGATTCCGCCGTGGTGAACGGCACGTCCAGCGCGGCTTCCAGTGCCAGCTCGGTCGCATCGTCAAGCTTCTCGCCCTGGGCGGAGAAGAACTTGATGCCGTTGTCGTAGTGCGGGTTGTGCGAGGCACTGATGACCACACCGGCATCCACGCCCAGGGTGCGGGTGAGGAAGGCCACTGCCGGAGTCGGCATCGGCCCCAGCAGCTGCACATCGGCCCCGGCGGCCACCAGGCCGGCTTCCAGTGCCGCCTCGAACATGTAGCCGGAAATCCGCGTGTCCTTGCCGATCACCACGATCGGGCGGCGCCCGTCGTGGCCGCGCTGGTCAACCAGCACGCGGCCCAGTGCATTGCCCAGGCGCAGCACGAAGTCGGCCGAGATCGGGCTCTGCCCGACCCGGCCACGGATGCCGTCAGTACCGAAGTACCTGCGGCCTGCCATCACGCCACCTCCGGCGCCGGCTGGCGGCCGAGCATGGCGAGCAGATCGGACAGGCGATCACGCATTTCACGGCGGTCACAGATCTGGTCGATGGCCCCGTGTTCCAGCAGGAACTCGGAGCGCTGGAAGCCTTCGGGCAGCTTCTCGCGCACGGTCTGCTCGATCACGCGCGGGCCGGCGAAGCCGATCAGCGCCTGCGGTTCGGCGATGTTGATGTCGCCCAGCATGGCGAACGATGCCGACACACCGCCGGTGGTCGGGTGGGTCAGCACCGAAATGTACGGCAGGCCCGCTTCGCGCAGCTTGCCCAGGGCAGCCGAGGTCTTGGCCATCTGCATCAGCGAGAACAGGCCTTCCTGCATGCGCGCGCCGCCGCTGGCGGAGAAGCACACGTAGGGCGCACCGATCTCGACGGCGGTTTCGGCCGCCAGCGCGAAGCGCTCACCGACCACCGAACCCATCGAGCCGCCCATGAAGGCGAAATCGAAGGACGAGGCAACCAGCGGGCGACCCTTGAGCAGGCCGCGCATGGCGATCAGCGCGTCGTACTCGCCGGTGTTCTTCTGCGCGATCTTGATGCGCTCGCTGTACTTCTTCTGGTCCTTGAACTTGAGCAGGTCGGTCGGGCCCAGGCGCGCCGCGATCTCGGTGGTGCTGTCGGCGTCGAACAGGGCCGCCAGGCGGGCACGGGCGCGGATCGCCATGTGGTGACCGCACTTCGGGCAGACCTCCAGGTTCTCTTCCAGCTCGGGGCGGTACAGCGCGCTGCCGCAGCTGCTGCACTTTTCCCACAGGCCCTCGGGGACGCTGCGCTTCTTGCTGGGGGTGTTGTCGGTGCGGATGCCGGACGGCATCAACTTGCTGAGCCAACTCATGCGGGAGGACACTTCCGTTCAGGGCGGCCCGGGGGCCGCAAAGGCGGACAGTCTAGCTCCGCTGCCCCCGCCCGTGCACCCCTTGCGGAGCACGGGCCGGCAGGAAAAAACCATGCTGGGACGTACGTTTAGCGCGGCAACGCCGCGCGGGTAGCGCCATGTCGGTAGTGCCGGCCGCTGGCCGGCAACCCTTGGCGCGTGGCCGGCAACCCGTGGCGCATGCGTGGGTCACGCGTCCAGCGCCTGCCGCAGCGGGGCCAGGAAGGCGCCCGCGCGCTGGGCGGCTTCAGCGACCGAGGCGGCATCGGCCAGCGCCGCCACCAGGGCACTGCCGACCACCACGCCATCGGCCTGGCGGGCCATGGCGGCGGCGCTGGCGGCATCCTTGATGCCGAAGCCGGCCACCACCGGCACGCTGGCGCGCGCGCGCAGGGCCTGCAGCCGTGCACTGGCAGCATCGCTGTCCAGGCGCTCGGACGCGCCGGTGACCCCGGCGAAGCTGACGTAGTAGAGGTAGCCCCGGGCCAGTGCAAGCAGCTTGTCGGCGCGCGCCTCGCTGGTGGTCGGCGAGGCCAGCAGGACCAGCGCCAGACCGGCGGCATCGAAGGCCTGCTGCGCTTCGCCGGCTTCTTCCGGCGGCAGGTCCACCAGCAGCACACCGTCCACGCCGGCCTTGACCGCGTCCGCCGCGAAGGCAACGTAGCCGTGGATCTCCACCGGGTTGAGGTAGCCCATCAGCACCACCGGGGTCTGCGCATCACGTTCACGGAACTGCGCCACCGCCTGCAGCACATAGCGGCTGCCGGCACCACGGGCCAGCGCGCGTTCGGAACTGCGCTGGATGGTCGGGCCATCGGCCATCGGATCGGAGAACGGCACGCCCAGTTCGATCACATCGGCGCCGGCCTCGACCAGCGCATGCATGACCGGCACGGTCGCCTCCAGCGACGGATCGCCAGCGGTGATGAACGGGATCAGCGCCTTGCGCTGCTGCTCGCGCAGGCGCTGGAAACAGGCATCGAGTCGGGATACGGACATGTCAGGTACATCCTTCGATCAGGTCAACGGCGCCACTGGCGCCCCAGTACATTCGGGAAACGGTGCCGTCGACGATCTCCACGCGGATCGCCAGGTCGGAACCAGGGTCCTGCCAGAGCAGGGTTTCGCCGGCTTCGGCATCGTCACCGTAGGGCCGCGCGATGGTGCCCCGTGGCAGCCGCTGCAGCGCCTGCGCGCGCGGCATGTCAAGGCGCAGGCCGAACGGCCCGGGCTGCACCACCACCTGGCCCGAGTCGTCGATGGGGGCCAGGTCGAAGCGCACCACGTCGCCGTCCTGCACCATCATCGCCACGCCTTCGGGCAGCGTGCCGCGCTCGTAATACTCGCAACGCCCGGCCGTGGCCTCGCCCAGCCCGGCCGAATGCCACTGCGCCTCGTCCTGCAGTTCGCTGAAGGGCTGGCCGATCAGCACCTCGCCCGCATGGTCCAGCGCGACCGAGACCACTGCAGGGGCGGTTTCGTCATCGGCATCGCTGTCGGCGGCGGGCGCCGATGCATCCTCGATGGGACGATGCGCGGCGTCATCATCGTTGCTGGCCACCTGGCGTGCCGGGGCAATCGCTGCAGGCGATG
Above is a genomic segment from Stenotrophomonas sp. ESTM1D_MKCIP4_1 containing:
- the accD gene encoding acetyl-CoA carboxylase, carboxyltransferase subunit beta, giving the protein MSWLSKLMPSGIRTDNTPSKKRSVPEGLWEKCSSCGSALYRPELEENLEVCPKCGHHMAIRARARLAALFDADSTTEIAARLGPTDLLKFKDQKKYSERIKIAQKNTGEYDALIAMRGLLKGRPLVASSFDFAFMGGSMGSVVGERFALAAETAVEIGAPYVCFSASGGARMQEGLFSLMQMAKTSAALGKLREAGLPYISVLTHPTTGGVSASFAMLGDINIAEPQALIGFAGPRVIEQTVREKLPEGFQRSEFLLEHGAIDQICDRREMRDRLSDLLAMLGRQPAPEVA
- the trpA gene encoding tryptophan synthase subunit alpha, with amino-acid sequence MSVSRLDACFQRLREQQRKALIPFITAGDPSLEATVPVMHALVEAGADVIELGVPFSDPMADGPTIQRSSERALARGAGSRYVLQAVAQFRERDAQTPVVLMGYLNPVEIHGYVAFAADAVKAGVDGVLLVDLPPEEAGEAQQAFDAAGLALVLLASPTTSEARADKLLALARGYLYYVSFAGVTGASERLDSDAASARLQALRARASVPVVAGFGIKDAASAAAMARQADGVVVGSALVAALADAASVAEAAQRAGAFLAPLRQALDA